One Pyrococcus furiosus DSM 3638 genomic window, TCTTTTGTAGTCTTATTGGAACAGTTGACTTCACTACTACTTCTTCATCTATAATTCTACTTTCAATTCTTTTGTAGTCTTATTGGAACGAAGAGAGGTTAGAATAACAGCTATTAGCGTTTCACACTTTCAATTCTTTTGTAGTCTTATTGGAACTTTGGAGATAGAGTTGCAGTAGAAATGATAAGGAACTTTCAATTCTTTTGTAGTCTTATTGGAACCACGGCCTACCTCGCTGAGATCCGGGTAGATGACAGCCTTTCAATTCTTTTGTAGTCTTATTGGAACAGGAGAATAAGGTACTTCGACGGCCACACGTCTTATGTCTTTCAATTCTTTTGTAGTCTTATTGGAACCAGGAAGTTGTTTGCCAACGGCATAGTAGAGCCCACCCCCCGTCATCGCCCGCAAAAAGCTTTCAATTCTTTTGTAGTCTTATTGGAACCTTATAAGATTTTCCCATTTAAGCAGAGCTTAGATAACTTTCAATTCTTTTGTAGTCTTATTGGAACCTGACTTTAGAGACTTATACAATAACAACAACATATCTAAAGTCCCTTTCAATTCTTTTGTAGTCTTATTGGAACGCTACAACCCTCCCCTCGTAGTAGTACTTCCCATCGTCTTTCAATTCTTTTGTAGTCTTATTGGAACCCTTATATGGGTGTTGTGAAGCAGGATAGAACTCTTGACTTTCAATTCTTTTGTAGTCTTATTGGAACGTCCCCGTAGTCCCTTAGAACTTTGTAGCCCTTCTTCCTTTCAATTCTTTTGTAGTCTTATTGGAACCTTCCAGCATTCTCTGCCTTCACGTAAACTTCTGTACCCTCTTTCAATTCTTTTGTAGTCTTATTGGAACGCCAATTAAGTTCCTCCAGACAGATGAAGCCAGCAAACTTTCAATTCTTTTGTAGTCTTATTGGAACCGAGGAAGGCTCCCTCTAAACCAGCCAAGGAGGTTAACTTTCAATTCTTTTGTAGTCTTATTGGAACTGGCCACCCACTCCAATGCGCCTTTCACTTTTTGGCCAACTTTCAATTCTTTTGTAGTCTTATTGGAACTATCAAAAGGTTAAGGCTTCTGTAAAAGAACTTACTTTCAATTCTTTTGTAGTCTTATTGGAACTTGCACTCACGTGTAACAAGTACCTGTACAATAGATACTTTCAATTCTTTTGTAGTCTTATTGGAACCAATATTTTTTCAATGTCTGTCATTGTCCCACCTCCTCTTTCAATTCTTTTGTAGTCTTATTGGAACTGTTTTCACTAATCGAAGACTTCGTAAGAGATAACGACTTTCAATTCTTTTGTAGTCTTATTGGAACCTGAAGTGCTCTCAGCCGCAAGGACCGCATACTACAACTTTCAATTCTTTTGTAGTCTTATTGGAACAGGGGGCTTTTTTGCCCCAATCCTCCTACGGAGTAACTACATCACTCGAATTTATAAGCCTTACGGGGCATCAACCTTACCCCAGAACCCCCCATTTATAAACAAACCAACTCCCCCTGGGACTTTAAATCAAGAAAACTCCCACGAGCACCCTGGGAATAAAACACTGCTTTCACACCCTATCCCAGGAGAAGACTTAACTAGATTAACTGGGCGAATTCTTAGCTCTTCACAAGAATTCAACAGAATCCCTCAAACTCTTTCCAAAAATCTCCTCTTAAAATATTATTCGATAGTTTTCGAAAAACTTTCGTAACAAGTAAATAGTAAAACTATAACACAAGGAAAATACTAACTTTGAGTTACTAAATCAAACCCTAATCCCTCAAAAACCTTTATTTTCAATTTTCTAACTTTTTCATAGATATTTTTGGGAAAAAAGTTAAATTAGCGTGTATCGAAAAATTTTTGGGTGTTTCACATGTACATTGTAGTTGTCTACGATGTGGGAGTTGAGAGAGTAAACAAAGTGAAGAAGTTCCTTAGAATGCATCTTAATTGGGTTCAAAACAGTGTCTTTGAGGGCGAAGTTACACTTGCGGAGTTCGAGAGAATAAAAGAGGGGCTCAAGAAGATTATAGATGAAAATAGTGATTCTGTAATAATTTATAAACTTCGCTCCATGCCACCAAGAGAAACTTTAGGAATCGAAAAGAATCCAATAGAGGAAATAATTTAAAACCACGCGACAAGGGGGCTGTACTCCTCAACCCCCACTAAATGTTTTATTATCTTATAAGCTTCAAGCCGTATTAATCTCCGCCTCGTAACTCCCTTTCCAAGCTTTGGATGCTTAACTGTTTTCTCGAGTTCTTGGTTGTAAGCTTTAGTTACAATCTTCATGCCTTCATCTGTAAGGAGAACACCGTTTAAATCTTCTCTAAAGTGATCCTTCTTAATGATGCCTTTTTTAACGAGTCTATTTGCTATTCTATCGGCAATTATTGGCTTAAATATTTCGCTTAAGTCCAAAGCTAGAGAAAATCTCCTTTCACTAGGCTCGTGCAAATAGCTAATTGTGGGGGCAAGTTGAGTGTTGTAGATCTCACTTATCATAGTCGCATAGAGTCTCGAGTTTAGAAAGCTTATCAACGCATTCATTTCGTTTTTAGGTGGTCTTCTTGTTCTCTTACCAATTCTAAATTCCCCAGGTAGTGATTCATCCCACCTAGCGTAATATTCCTGCCTAATTCTTCCCTCAACATTCATAATTTCAGTTACTTTCTTAGCCCCTTGAAGTTCCTTTAGATGGTTACTAAAGTCTGAACTAATGCCCCAATTTTTCAAGTTCTTCTCCATGTTCTTGGCTCCTCCAACCACAAAGGATTTTGCGAGAAAAAGTCTTTTGTTCTTATCTAAATAGTGCTCAGCCTGTTTTATGATTAAATCTCCAGAGAGAAGGGTTTCCCTAGGGTAAAAAGTTCCGTCATAGTAGCCATAGTGGTTGAAGAAGTGAATAAGTATTCCCTTTTGAGCTATGTAATGTAGGGCCTGGGAAGTTATGTTCACGTGTCCGTATATATAAATATCATATATTCCCTCTATTGCCAGGGGCTTTCTCCCATTCACATTTTCAAAGTACAATGTATTTTCCCTTCTCAACAGCGTTCCGTCAGAAAAAATTGTTAAAGACTTTTTTCTCATTTCTCTACCCCCAACAAAGTTCCTTATACGCACATTTTCTACAAATCTTACTCTTCCTGGGCTTGGGAGGCTTAGAAGAGGATTTTATTACCTCGACTTCCACTATAGCTTCCTCAACCTCTCTTTCTCTCCCCTCCAGTGTAACTTCCCTTTTCTCGTTCAGCTTTGGATAATGGAGTATTGCCTTTGCTTTTATACCGTGCTTCTTAAGGTAATAGAGATAGTAGAGAGCCTGCATCTCATGAGCTCTCTCCATTCTCTTTCCAAGCTTTACTTCATGAACCTCAATAACATCTCCCCTGCTGATAAAATCAATTCTTATTGGGCCTATTAGAACTTCTTTTTCTTCATTTTCGTACCTCTGCTCATGAAGAAACTTGCCCAAGTCTACCCACTCGCTCTCTTGCTCCATAGTTATCCCATGTGTAAAAAACCATAGCTTAGTTGGACAAACATAGAGATAGTTGATCTCAATTCCCCTAACAAACAGCTCCTCTAAGGCGTACTCTTCCATTAGAGAATATCCCCCTCACGGGGTTTTCTTAATAAACCCATTTCGGGTGAATAATCTAATTCAGCAACAAGTAAATATCTCCCAGGCCCTCTATCTGAGAGTCTATGAAAGTTTTCCTGCTCAGAAAAGAATAGCCAATATGGAATAGGGACCAGATACTTGTGAACTTCCATGTAATATCCCTTCTTTAGGAGTTCATCTGCCTTATGCTGATAAGCTCCTGGAATTGCTTCAAGTCCACCAAATAGTTCGTAGAATGCGGTTTCTCCCTTTATATAACTATCCATAGGTCTTATATCCTTAAACAGATTTAGAGCATCTTCTTTGTACTCAAGGACTTTACTGACTATTTTCTTCTCTTCTTTCTCGTATGCTTCAGTTATCAATGATGGAATTAAGGACTCTTTAAGCTCCTTCCCATCTAAATCTCTAAGTATCTTTACGGTCTCCTCAACAACTTCGTAGGGTTTGTACACTTTCTTATCATCCTCACTCCCCTTCGTCAACACATAAACATCTCTAGGATTCCCAAATCCTCTTCTGTTTACCCTTCCAAACCTTTGAATTAGAGCGTCAAGTGGGGCCGGTTCTGTAATGATGCTTCCAAAGTCTATGTCGAGAGAAACCTCTATCACTTGAGTAGCAACTACGAAGTCATAATTATTTAGAGAGCTCATTAGCCTTTTTTCTTTCTCTTCTCTATCACCGTATGTAAATCTCCCATGGATTAGCATGACGTTTGCTCCGCTCTCTTTGAGTCTTGAATACACATCTATGGCAGTGTTAACGGTGTTACAAGCAATCAATGTAGGCCTTGGCCCAGAAAATTCCTCCGAGTCTAGACTCTGTATATCTCCTTCAATTATGTTCACCCTATGTCTCGTGAATTTATCGGCCTCTTCTGGAGGTGTTTTGAGCTCTTTAGGATTTAAGACCGATTTTATTAGCTCTTCCAAAAATTTTGGAAAAGTAGCCGTCATTACGAGAACTTTCACGTTTTTATCCTTTAGCAGTTCTAGCATAGCTAGTATAATTCCCAGGATGTTGGGCTCATATGCGTGAATCTCGTCAAAAATTAATAGAGAGTTCATTAGCTCCACTAATGTTATTTCAAAGAATCCAACTCCAAAAAATGCCTTCATTATTTGGAAAGGTGTTGTGATCTTCAGTGGGGAGTAGATCTTTCCATAGAGAGATTGCAACCTTTTGTGTTCCAATGAAGATGAATAAAGATAAATCCCTGATGAGCTGTGGAGAAGGCCAACTAATCCTGGGTCTTTAAACATCTCCAACAACCTTCTATGCATGGCATTTATGCTGGCCTTATAGGGAAGAATGTAGAATATTCTGCTTGATATCCCCTTCTTAACTTTGTGAGCATTTTTATTTGCCCATAGAAGGGCCGCTTCAGTCTTTCCATAACCTGTTGGAGCATAAAGAATTGCGTTCCCCTCTGTTGTAGAGGATAAAAGTTGGAGAGGTCTCCACTTTCCCCTTGGGATTTTCATCTCTACAAGTTCCTCTATGTCTGGAAGGAATCTTATTGTGGTTCCTCCTGCAGAGGCTAGATGGTCACAAGCATTTAATAGGCCCTTTAAAACTGTCATATAATCCTTAAACTCATTTACTTTATCCTCGTACCAATCCAATAACTCCTCAAACCGAAAGTTTCTTATCTTCTCCTCCCAATTCTTTGGCAATACAAAGAAATCCTTCCTTTCTCCAAACACGTATATTTCCCAAAGAGGAACTCTTGAGAAGTACAGTTCGATGTACTCTCTATTTTCAAGTAGCTCTTCAACTTTTTCTTCATATGCTTCCCTGTACCCTTCAATCGGAATGTAATTCTTTACCTCGCTTATCGGTCTATGGTGGGTTAGAATAGACAAGCCTATCAACATTTTGTGCTCGTCCTTGAAGTCCAAAAATTGAATAAATGGGGTGGAGAGAATCTCATGCCTATATCCCCACTTTTTTGGGTTCTTTTGGAAACCTAAAGCACACTTTCCCAGGTCGTGGAGAACAATTGCGTAAAATGCCAGCGTCCAGACTTCTGGGAATATACCCTCCAACCAGGGGAAAGCTACTTTCATGCTTTTGAGAACATTTATTATGTCCATGACGTGACACTCTAGGAAGTCATGTGGAAGAAATTTTGCAAAGCACGGTTTCATGGCCTCCACCTATGCAGATAAACTCCTATGTCTAAATCAGGATCATATAAGGCCTTTGCCGTTTGTCTTTTCCTTTCTCCCATATTTCTAGGGAAGGGAAGAATTACAAAGGGTTTAATTAGTCTTGGCTTCCTGGGAATCGTTGAATAGTCATACTCAACAACCAGTGCGTGAACTATCCCAGGTATGCCCAGGTCTATTGGCACAACTGTCCCTCCTATTGGAGCTTTTTTCTCCCCAAGCTCCACTTTCTTAATTTCCTCCACGGTTGCTAGATCGCTTGATCTTCCCAGGAGAAGCTGGTATCTAGGCTTTCTGAAATACCTCTCCCACTCATCTGGAAGGTAGAGGTTGAGTTCCGCATTATAAAGAACTTCTCTTGCAATAACATCTGTTTCTTCCTTAGAGAGGGAATATATCCTCTCTAAGTCAACTCCCCTACCTTCACTTTTGAAAACATAGCCAACGTAAGGGAGTTCAGAGAGATATACAGGCTCGCCCTTTGCAGCGGAAAGTATTCCCTGAATAGTGGAGGGAGGGGGAACTGGAAGGGTAGGTTGATTTCCAGCTTGAAAGGTGGGATAACGAAATGAAGCCGTCCAGGACTTCAGTTTTACCCTTATCATTGCCTCACCTTTACAAATAATACTTCCCAGCTTCTTCCGCAAAACTCTCAATAACCTCTCCAACTTTTCCTTCCATTACTTCAATGCTAACAGCAGACTTCAATGCCTCTATGTCCAGTCCTAGCTCTTTTACAAATCCCTTGTCGTATCCTAGAAACAGCTCAGAATCTATTATCTCCGAGAAGTCTTCCAACCTTGTAGCTAACGCTTCAGCATCTAAAATTATTTCTCCTTTTTCTTCCCTGACAATTCCACTAATGAATGGGTTTATGCCACCGTTGACAATTATCCCCAGGAAGAACTTTGGAGTAACGTCAGTGTGATATTGAGTCTGTTTTGCCCCTCCAGTCAAGTAGCGAAGGGCCTTTATAGTTTCTACTGCTCTCTTTTTTCTAACCTCTTTAGGCATTATCCACTCCTCTTCCTTAATCTCCACTCCAATCTCCCTAGCCAACTTTTCTAATTCTTCAATTTCTTTAACTATCTCTCCGGCCTTTCCCTTCTTTGGAATGTCGCTTCTTGTAAGTAGGTTCTTATATCCAGCCTTGTTCTTAGTTGTAAATCTACCCACCAAATCCAAGTCAAGTGAAAATGCTCCCTTGAGAACTGTTGAATAAAATTCTTGGCTGTAGGGAACGGGATCCCCCTCATGCCTAGAGGCGTAGCCTTCATCTATTGTTAGAGAGCTCCTGTCAGGAAGTACTGAAATTAGAGGCGTGTTTTTTAGTGGAGAAACCCTCGTAACAGTGACATTTACGTTGTTTTTCTTATAAGCCCTCATATATCCAAAAACATCATCATCTGGGTATTTAATTGGATTTGCCGCTGTAAACACTTGTTTCTCTTCCCTAAACAGCGGAGAGAGTTCCCACTTGAAATACTCTTTAAGTGTGGTTCTCCACCAGTATCTCCATGCCTGTGGAGAGACATATACGTATCTGTTTCCTCCCCTTCTGAGGGTTTTTACTCTCGTAACGTTTCTGTCGGGCAGATTTTCGTCAATCCCCAACATGTTCAGGGCAGAGTGGGGGGCGTCAATCAAGACAAAACCTGCAGCAAACTTCATTCTTCCACCTCCTCTCCAGCTCCATAAAATTCAGCTTCTTCAGAAGCTTCAATCTTAGCAAGTCTGTCGTGGAGCTTTTCATAAATCCTAAAAAGCAAAAGGTTCCGGACAGTTCTCCAAGAAATTTCCAAATCTTCTCCATAAATTGTTAGTACTCTTGCAAACTCATCAAACGTCAATAGTGGATCTTTAAGGCCCAACCTCTGGCGAAGTTTTTCTAAGTTTACAAAAAATGCCTCAAACTGATAGAGCTTTTCTGCCCTTTCGAGCTCTCTAACCCTTGCAGACAGCTTATTGTCTGGGAGCTCTTTTAGAGTTTCAACTATCCTATCCCCTACCTCTTTAATAAATTCGAGGGCCTTTTCATCCAATCCTAACACCTCCGTACAATAAAAGGAGAGAAGATCCCAGCTAGCATTTGTTCTCCTTTTAGCAACATTAATGAAGTAGGGTAGAATGCTTTCGCCATTCAAAAGCTTCAGATAGACCTCGTTTGGACTGCTTTTCTCATCACTACCTTTTTTCCATCCCATGGCCACTATTCTCTTCCATCCACTTAAATCATGCCTAGCCGCGTGAGCCACAAATCTAGTCACAGAAGAAGGAACGTGAATTATCATCATTTTCGGTCTTTCTCTGTTTGGATTTGTGAAGTAGTAAAGGGTAATTGATGCATTTTCCCAAAGTTCCTCTCTTTCTGTTTTAATGGTAACCTCAGTGAGAAGGGTAAACAAGAAATTTTCGGGCCTTTGGTACCCTCTCCCAGAGGAAACTAACTTGGTAAGACGAACATCTTTTAACGCTTCTCTGTGAAGTTCCAACATCAGCTCTGGGGGATATGTGTGGATGAGAAGTAATCTACGAAGGCGGTAGAGAATTAGTGGTAAGAATTGTACAAGGAACAAACAATGAGAGCAGATGTTCGCACCCTCTTTTCCTGAGGGGAAATAGTTTGGAACTCCTCCACTCCCAATGAGAGGGAATTCAGAGCGATAAACGGGCTTGCTACGTGAGTGTCTCCTCCCACAGATTTCACAAATTGGTGCATTGGGGTCTTCCTTTTCATTAAGTAGGCTTTCTAAGTTTTTTGCTATATTTTCAGGAGTTCTTTTCTTTGCCATGCTTGGGTTAGCCATTAAAAGACCACTATTTGGAAAGAGGAGGGCGTGGAGATAACTTGAACTCCAATCTTTTCTGGCGTATAGTTCAGATGCAAATTTTATGGCTTTTTCAATGTCTTCCTGGGTTAACTCTTCCGGTCTAGTTTTTTCGGAATATAAAAGAAGAGCTGCTAAGCCCCCGTCAACAAAGGGGTGTCCCGTCCAGCTAAACATATTCAACAAGCCTCCCATAGCCAAGAGAAGTTTTTGCACCAACACCAAGGTCTCTAAGGGCCAACTTAACGAGGCTAAAGGCCTTTTCTGTAAGTTCTCTATCTCTGCCACCAACGGCAACTAGGAAGGGGACATCCTTTGGTACTGTGAGGAAGAATATTGGGATGGGATCATACCAGTCCCCAGGAGGTGGGACATTTTTCTCTCCACTTTGATAATACGGCCCATAGTGAGGATTCATTATGTCTAACTCCAAGATCGGCTTATCTGCTATCTCTTCAGCTATGGGTATTGCATCAAAGAATACAACTTCTCCTTCTTTTTTCTGGGTTCCGAAGATTCTTATGAGTTCATCTATAATCTCTGGAACCTTTTTCTCTCCAAATATTCTGAGAAATTCTTTACAAAGCCTACTACACCTTTCCGGTACCTTAGCATTGGAAAGAATTTCTTTAGGATCACCTTTCATAAATGCATCCTGAACAGTCTTTGCCCTCTTATAGAAATCATTTCCTTCATTGATAAATTCTGCTAGAACGTAGTAAGTTAAGTGCCTAGTAACTCCCTTAATTGCGGACCCAGGAATGTAAGGCACTCCATAGTTTCTAAGAAGCCTTATGCTTGTCTCATAAACGCTTTCATCACCAAGCCCAACTACGAGCCTTGATTGAGTCTTAAACTTTCCAGTAATGGCGTGTAATGAGTTAAGCATGTCAGTGTAATCCTGGTAGTATTTCTTGTACAATTCATATGCTTTTTGAGGAAGTTTTACCTTAGTTTCAATTGGCAACGACTTTTCTATTGTCTCTTTTATTTTGTTAAACTGAAGAACCCCTTGATTTAAGACCAAGAGGGATATCTTTCTCTGTGATCCTGAGGGTGAAGCAAGTTTCTTGTTCCTATCTTCCAGTACCTCTGGATAGATTATGGTTGGAGGATATTTGTTGAAGTATAGTGAGAGGTTAAGGGAGTTCTGTCTCTCCCCCAGGAGAACCAATTTAACTACTTCCTTCATTCTCTTTCCCCTCTTCCTTGAGCATTGCAACAGCGAATCTCCTCATCCAGTTCAGGAGCGCTATTGCTTCTTTTGTTGCCCACAGAACTTTTGA contains:
- the cas2 gene encoding CRISPR-associated endonuclease Cas2; this translates as MYIVVVYDVGVERVNKVKKFLRMHLNWVQNSVFEGEVTLAEFERIKEGLKKIIDENSDSVIIYKLRSMPPRETLGIEKNPIEEII
- the cas1b gene encoding type I-B CRISPR-associated endonuclease Cas1b encodes the protein MRKKSLTIFSDGTLLRRENTLYFENVNGRKPLAIEGIYDIYIYGHVNITSQALHYIAQKGILIHFFNHYGYYDGTFYPRETLLSGDLIIKQAEHYLDKNKRLFLAKSFVVGGAKNMEKNLKNWGISSDFSNHLKELQGAKKVTEIMNVEGRIRQEYYARWDESLPGEFRIGKRTRRPPKNEMNALISFLNSRLYATMISEIYNTQLAPTISYLHEPSERRFSLALDLSEIFKPIIADRIANRLVKKGIIKKDHFREDLNGVLLTDEGMKIVTKAYNQELEKTVKHPKLGKGVTRRRLIRLEAYKIIKHLVGVEEYSPLVAWF
- the cas4 gene encoding CRISPR-associated protein Cas4, which codes for MEEYALEELFVRGIEINYLYVCPTKLWFFTHGITMEQESEWVDLGKFLHEQRYENEEKEVLIGPIRIDFISRGDVIEVHEVKLGKRMERAHEMQALYYLYYLKKHGIKAKAILHYPKLNEKREVTLEGREREVEEAIVEVEVIKSSSKPPKPRKSKICRKCAYKELCWG
- a CDS encoding CRISPR-associated helicase/endonuclease Cas3 gives rise to the protein MKPCFAKFLPHDFLECHVMDIINVLKSMKVAFPWLEGIFPEVWTLAFYAIVLHDLGKCALGFQKNPKKWGYRHEILSTPFIQFLDFKDEHKMLIGLSILTHHRPISEVKNYIPIEGYREAYEEKVEELLENREYIELYFSRVPLWEIYVFGERKDFFVLPKNWEEKIRNFRFEELLDWYEDKVNEFKDYMTVLKGLLNACDHLASAGGTTIRFLPDIEELVEMKIPRGKWRPLQLLSSTTEGNAILYAPTGYGKTEAALLWANKNAHKVKKGISSRIFYILPYKASINAMHRRLLEMFKDPGLVGLLHSSSGIYLYSSSLEHKRLQSLYGKIYSPLKITTPFQIMKAFFGVGFFEITLVELMNSLLIFDEIHAYEPNILGIILAMLELLKDKNVKVLVMTATFPKFLEELIKSVLNPKELKTPPEEADKFTRHRVNIIEGDIQSLDSEEFSGPRPTLIACNTVNTAIDVYSRLKESGANVMLIHGRFTYGDREEKEKRLMSSLNNYDFVVATQVIEVSLDIDFGSIITEPAPLDALIQRFGRVNRRGFGNPRDVYVLTKGSEDDKKVYKPYEVVEETVKILRDLDGKELKESLIPSLITEAYEKEEKKIVSKVLEYKEDALNLFKDIRPMDSYIKGETAFYELFGGLEAIPGAYQHKADELLKKGYYMEVHKYLVPIPYWLFFSEQENFHRLSDRGPGRYLLVAELDYSPEMGLLRKPREGDIL
- the cas5b gene encoding type I-B CRISPR-associated protein Cas5b, whose product is MIRVKLKSWTASFRYPTFQAGNQPTLPVPPPSTIQGILSAAKGEPVYLSELPYVGYVFKSEGRGVDLERIYSLSKEETDVIAREVLYNAELNLYLPDEWERYFRKPRYQLLLGRSSDLATVEEIKKVELGEKKAPIGGTVVPIDLGIPGIVHALVVEYDYSTIPRKPRLIKPFVILPFPRNMGERKRQTAKALYDPDLDIGVYLHRWRP
- the cas7i gene encoding type I-B CRISPR-associated protein Cas7/Cst2/DevR, with translation MKFAAGFVLIDAPHSALNMLGIDENLPDRNVTRVKTLRRGGNRYVYVSPQAWRYWWRTTLKEYFKWELSPLFREEKQVFTAANPIKYPDDDVFGYMRAYKKNNVNVTVTRVSPLKNTPLISVLPDRSSLTIDEGYASRHEGDPVPYSQEFYSTVLKGAFSLDLDLVGRFTTKNKAGYKNLLTRSDIPKKGKAGEIVKEIEELEKLAREIGVEIKEEEWIMPKEVRKKRAVETIKALRYLTGGAKQTQYHTDVTPKFFLGIIVNGGINPFISGIVREEKGEIILDAEALATRLEDFSEIIDSELFLGYDKGFVKELGLDIEALKSAVSIEVMEGKVGEVIESFAEEAGKYYL
- the cas8a1 gene encoding type I-B CRISPR-associated protein Cas8b1/Cst1, translating into MFSWTGHPFVDGGLAALLLYSEKTRPEELTQEDIEKAIKFASELYARKDWSSSYLHALLFPNSGLLMANPSMAKKRTPENIAKNLESLLNEKEDPNAPICEICGRRHSRSKPVYRSEFPLIGSGGVPNYFPSGKEGANICSHCLFLVQFLPLILYRLRRLLLIHTYPPELMLELHREALKDVRLTKLVSSGRGYQRPENFLFTLLTEVTIKTEREELWENASITLYYFTNPNRERPKMMIIHVPSSVTRFVAHAARHDLSGWKRIVAMGWKKGSDEKSSPNEVYLKLLNGESILPYFINVAKRRTNASWDLLSFYCTEVLGLDEKALEFIKEVGDRIVETLKELPDNKLSARVRELERAEKLYQFEAFFVNLEKLRQRLGLKDPLLTFDEFARVLTIYGEDLEISWRTVRNLLLFRIYEKLHDRLAKIEASEEAEFYGAGEEVEE
- the cmr6 gene encoding type III-B CRISPR module RAMP protein Cmr6, with translation MKEVVKLVLLGERQNSLNLSLYFNKYPPTIIYPEVLEDRNKKLASPSGSQRKISLLVLNQGVLQFNKIKETIEKSLPIETKVKLPQKAYELYKKYYQDYTDMLNSLHAITGKFKTQSRLVVGLGDESVYETSIRLLRNYGVPYIPGSAIKGVTRHLTYYVLAEFINEGNDFYKRAKTVQDAFMKGDPKEILSNAKVPERCSRLCKEFLRIFGEKKVPEIIDELIRIFGTQKKEGEVVFFDAIPIAEEIADKPILELDIMNPHYGPYYQSGEKNVPPPGDWYDPIPIFFLTVPKDVPFLVAVGGRDRELTEKAFSLVKLALRDLGVGAKTSLGYGRLVEYV